One part of the Chloroflexota bacterium genome encodes these proteins:
- the gmd gene encoding GDP-mannose 4,6-dehydratase, translating into MGPRRRALVTGITGQDGSYLAEFLLAKGYEVHGLIRRSSTFSTSRIDHIYRDPHDPDLRLFLYYADLTDPSSLINTLNRIKPDEVYNLGAQSHVAVSFEMPEFTADTAGMGTLRLLEAIRWADWPIRFYQAGSSEMFGRVTETPQRETTSFYPRSPYAVAKLFAHWMTIQYREAYGTFACNGILFNHESPRRGPTFVTRKVTRGIAAILAGQERQIYLGNLDARRDWGYAPEYVEAMWLMLQRNAPDDYVIATGEMHSVREFVETAFELVGRDWRDHVEIDPRYFRPTEVDELCGDATKASTLLGWRPKTRFRDLIRLMLEADLQAAGLDPATHLSAASGSGA; encoded by the coding sequence ATAGGACCACGGCGTCGCGCCCTGGTCACGGGCATCACCGGCCAGGACGGCTCGTATCTCGCCGAGTTCCTGCTCGCGAAGGGCTACGAGGTCCACGGGCTGATCCGGCGATCGAGCACGTTCTCCACGTCGCGGATCGATCACATCTACCGCGATCCGCACGATCCGGACCTCCGGCTCTTCCTGTATTACGCGGACCTCACGGACCCTTCGTCGCTCATCAACACGCTCAACCGGATCAAGCCTGACGAGGTCTACAACCTCGGCGCACAGAGTCACGTCGCGGTGTCCTTCGAGATGCCGGAGTTCACCGCCGACACCGCGGGGATGGGGACACTCCGGCTTCTGGAGGCCATCCGATGGGCAGACTGGCCGATCCGGTTCTACCAGGCCGGATCCAGCGAGATGTTCGGCCGCGTCACCGAGACACCGCAGCGGGAGACGACCTCGTTCTATCCGCGGAGTCCGTACGCGGTGGCCAAACTCTTCGCCCACTGGATGACGATCCAGTACCGGGAGGCCTACGGCACGTTCGCCTGCAATGGGATCCTCTTCAACCACGAGTCACCGCGCCGGGGACCCACCTTCGTCACGCGCAAGGTCACGCGAGGGATCGCCGCCATCCTCGCCGGTCAGGAACGTCAGATCTACCTCGGGAACCTCGATGCGCGGCGGGACTGGGGATACGCGCCCGAATACGTGGAGGCAATGTGGCTCATGCTCCAGCGCAACGCGCCGGACGACTACGTCATCGCCACCGGCGAGATGCACTCGGTCCGCGAATTCGTCGAGACTGCCTTTGAGCTCGTCGGGCGCGATTGGCGCGATCATGTCGAGATCGACCCGCGATACTTCCGACCGACGGAGGTGGACGAGCTGTGCGGTGACGCCACGAAGGCCTCGACCCTGCTCGGCTGGCGCCCGAAGACGCGCTTCCGCGATCTCATTCGGCTGATGCTCGAGGCTGATCTGCAGGCCGCCGGGCTGGACCCGGCGACCCATCTCAGCGCCGCCTCTGGATCGGGAGCGTGA